One region of Xylanibacillus composti genomic DNA includes:
- a CDS encoding YhgE/Pip domain-containing protein, with amino-acid sequence MKNIWRIYKTDWINIAKVPVGIFMIIALALLPSIYSWVNLYSVWDPYANTSGITVAVTNEDEGTIMNETEINIGQEVLESLKENRQLGWTFVDREQARRGVERGDYYASLMIPADFSSKLVSIATGRVERPTIEYTVNEKINAVAPKITGSGASTLTSQLNENFIRTVSETVLEQLQEVGIEIEKELPTIRKVEHAVLTLEESLPHIDNMAQSLLEMETKLPELHDKAQTITVIEENIPGLYRAGETILHLEEQWPHITEAADRVVELQQKIPEIQQLLEHFGMLVQHFDQAEEVMTGAISRTEQAAHIVNLAQQAIPDVRQLVERGDALSSALEQYLTEHEDAFALLPGIIKQNLLLMRQTSQSVSDLTGMLMEADVDPEKALPLLNFTGSSLAKGAEIAGHTSELLHRLNTHLQSPILDNWSEWLHALQSNMEQRAEVVQKISYVMERGEKPARELIMQLDALSQDANRLLDRLLLSFDAEIVPAVEQAINTLVTRLGTASDVMQSVVGNLDNLEEILNSAQSGIQYGLERLSELQQDLPAIGDKLEQVYSGMQDKLDLFMGAVNTAVPFMQNELPEIEQRLHQAADFVRNDLPQVEEHIHRLSDFVQHRLPELERIFGMSTDFMRNDLPEVEDAVRKAADRIRQLQGKEDALAELAAIIRGDIAEESDFLSQPVQIQENRLYPIPNYGSAMAPFYSVLSIWVGSTLLISLLKTEVENPNGVYRPRQMFIGRWLTFLTIGVSQALIMALGNIYLLNIYAVHPGWFVVFAVCISLLFITITYSLLAVFGNIGKGIAIIFMVLQFSSSGGTFPVATTAPIFQALNPYMPFTYAISLLREAVGGIYTETVTKDIVVIMLMTAICLALAFVLRKPLSGITKRSAEQVKRTKIMS; translated from the coding sequence ATGAAAAATATATGGAGGATTTATAAGACAGATTGGATAAACATTGCGAAGGTGCCTGTTGGCATATTCATGATTATTGCGCTTGCGCTATTGCCCTCCATATACAGCTGGGTCAATCTTTATTCGGTATGGGATCCTTACGCGAATACAAGCGGCATCACTGTTGCCGTTACGAATGAAGATGAAGGGACAATCATGAACGAAACGGAAATCAATATCGGTCAAGAAGTGTTAGAAAGCTTGAAAGAAAATCGTCAGCTTGGTTGGACGTTTGTAGACAGGGAACAAGCAAGGCGGGGAGTCGAAAGAGGCGACTATTATGCCAGCCTGATGATTCCCGCTGATTTCTCCAGCAAACTGGTCAGCATTGCAACAGGACGTGTGGAGAGACCGACCATCGAGTATACGGTGAATGAAAAAATTAATGCGGTAGCCCCCAAGATTACCGGTTCGGGAGCATCAACCCTAACCTCGCAATTGAATGAAAACTTCATTCGGACTGTTAGTGAGACGGTTCTTGAGCAGCTTCAAGAAGTTGGAATTGAGATTGAAAAGGAACTTCCGACTATTCGAAAGGTCGAGCATGCGGTGCTGACCTTAGAAGAATCGCTTCCGCACATTGACAATATGGCGCAATCATTGCTTGAGATGGAGACGAAACTGCCTGAATTACACGACAAAGCACAGACTATTACCGTTATAGAGGAGAACATTCCCGGTTTGTATCGGGCCGGGGAGACCATTCTCCATCTGGAAGAACAATGGCCTCATATAACAGAAGCAGCCGACCGGGTTGTGGAACTGCAGCAAAAAATCCCTGAGATTCAACAACTATTGGAGCATTTTGGTATGCTCGTGCAACACTTCGATCAGGCGGAAGAAGTCATGACTGGCGCGATTAGCCGTACGGAACAAGCCGCACACATCGTGAACCTGGCACAACAGGCCATTCCGGACGTGAGACAGCTTGTTGAGCGGGGAGATGCTTTGTCCAGCGCTCTTGAGCAGTACTTGACAGAGCATGAAGATGCCTTTGCCCTGCTTCCCGGTATCATCAAGCAAAACCTCCTGTTGATGCGGCAAACCTCCCAATCCGTATCTGATTTAACCGGAATGCTGATGGAGGCCGATGTCGATCCGGAAAAAGCGCTGCCCCTGCTAAACTTTACAGGAAGCAGTTTGGCGAAGGGAGCAGAAATTGCCGGTCATACCTCGGAATTGCTGCACAGATTGAACACGCACCTTCAGAGCCCGATTCTCGACAATTGGAGCGAGTGGCTTCATGCATTGCAATCCAATATGGAGCAAAGGGCGGAAGTGGTACAGAAGATCAGCTATGTGATGGAACGCGGGGAGAAGCCTGCGCGGGAGCTTATCATGCAGTTGGACGCGCTGTCGCAGGATGCCAATCGGCTGTTGGACAGACTGCTGCTTTCATTCGATGCCGAGATTGTTCCCGCTGTCGAACAAGCCATAAATACCTTGGTTACAAGGCTCGGGACTGCATCGGATGTCATGCAAAGCGTTGTGGGAAATTTGGACAATCTTGAGGAGATATTGAATAGTGCCCAGTCAGGCATTCAATATGGATTGGAGCGTCTGTCCGAGCTGCAGCAGGACCTTCCGGCGATCGGCGACAAGCTGGAGCAAGTTTATTCCGGGATGCAGGATAAACTTGATCTATTCATGGGGGCAGTAAATACAGCGGTTCCCTTCATGCAAAATGAATTGCCGGAAATCGAACAGAGACTTCATCAGGCAGCGGACTTTGTCCGCAACGACTTGCCCCAAGTCGAGGAACATATTCACCGCTTGTCTGATTTTGTACAGCATCGTCTTCCTGAGCTGGAGCGCATATTCGGGATGAGTACGGATTTTATGCGCAACGACCTGCCTGAAGTGGAGGATGCGGTACGGAAAGCGGCTGATCGGATCAGGCAATTGCAAGGCAAGGAGGATGCGTTAGCGGAACTGGCGGCAATCATTAGAGGAGATATTGCGGAGGAGAGCGATTTTCTGTCTCAGCCTGTACAAATTCAAGAAAATCGTCTTTATCCGATTCCGAATTACGGATCCGCAATGGCGCCGTTTTACAGTGTGTTGTCGATTTGGGTCGGATCCACGCTATTGATCTCACTGCTGAAGACGGAGGTGGAAAATCCGAATGGCGTCTATCGACCGCGCCAGATGTTTATCGGCAGATGGCTTACGTTTCTGACGATTGGCGTCAGTCAAGCGTTGATCATGGCACTGGGCAACATCTATTTGCTAAATATCTATGCCGTTCATCCCGGTTGGTTTGTCGTATTTGCTGTATGCATCAGTCTCTTGTTCATTACGATTACGTACTCGCTCTTGGCCGTCTTCGGCAACATTGGCAAGGGGATCGCAATCATATTTATGGTGCTTCAATTTTCAAGTTCGGGGGGCACCTTCCCAGTTGCAACAACTGCGCCTATTTTTCAGGCGTTAAATCCGTATATGCCGTTTACGTATGCGATCAGCTTATTAAGAGAAGCGGTAGGCGGAATCTATACGGAGACCGTGACGAAAGACATCGTCGTGATTATGTTGATGACAGCGATTTGCCTTGCTCTGGCGTTTGTTCTCAGGAAGCCGCTGAGCGGTATTACAAAGCGCTCAGCGGAACAGGTGAAACGTACGAAGATAATGTCATGA